A section of the Telopea speciosissima isolate NSW1024214 ecotype Mountain lineage chromosome 3, Tspe_v1, whole genome shotgun sequence genome encodes:
- the LOC122656453 gene encoding protein CHROMATIN REMODELING 4-like gives MPTKSLRPPLFLGLSLPMEPNTAVSASNDCSSMSSFPCFSRSKDIQNLPLHLVPDRSSIQRHKLMLDSIATRARALTGNRGCWLDKFKGSAPAWSDVELDSLWIGVRRHGKGNWDAMLRDPRLHFSVWRVAKDLAEQWDEEQSKLLSGMLIQPASFRNTQGHTQGINSGLLSETRVAGNQYDSHGIGNCIPPRSQALMDETQLSLGNVYVQRERSYSYDLPSQYTVAENNSSDKVSSVFNSDLRNMVLQKTSNKQLQKNIRGQMNRTYPNRKRLRYHTDVSNFNQSPSDKSGSHDGEVGATSNHSLLAYHPPAGSSVKGNLPHWLREVISLPPPRPTEPALPHHDSQVNLLYDDHQQVIPPVCSPSELPLPQTNPHQGLRKNEINCKFDGHATSDIPLTTLCSMGSRFGHLSMMGSSSIMPEAENQISKDRTDLNPACSLSISKTKDLIVIGSDASSEETISDDKSGQP, from the coding sequence ATGCCTACTAAATCTCTCCgcccccctctttttttgggATTATCTCTACCAATGGAGCCTAATACTGCAGTGAGTGCCTCCAACGACTGCTCCTCCATGTCGTCATTTCCATGCTTTAGTAGAAGTAAAGATATTCAGAATTTGCCACTCCATTTGGTGCCAGACCGAAGTTCCATCCAGAGACACAAGCTGATGCTTGACAGTATTGCGACAAGAGCAAGAGCATTGACGGGAAACCGAGGCTGTTGGCTGGATAAGTTCAAGGGATCGGCTCCTGCATGGTCAGATGTAGAGCTGGATTCTCTTTGGATAGGTGTGAGGAGACATGGAAAGGGCAACTGGGACGCCATGTTGAGGGACCCAAGATTGCACTTCTCAGTGTGGAGGGTAGCAAAGGACCTAGCTGAGCAGTGGGATGAAGAGCAATCCAAACTTTTGAGCGGCATGCTGATTCAGCCAGCAAGTTTCAGAAACACACAAGGTCACACACAAGGCATCAACAGTGGTTTGTTGTCTGAAACAAGAGTGGCAGGTAATCAATATGACAGTCATGGCATAGGAAATTGTATCCCTCCGAGGTCACAAGCCTTGATGGATGAAACTCAACTTTCTCTTGGTAATGTATACGTTCAGAGAGAGAGGAGTTACTCATACGATCTGCCAAGTCAATACACAGTGGCAGAAAACAACAGTTCGGACAAGGTGTCTTCTGTTTTCAATAGTGACCTAAGAAACATGGTCCTTCAAAAGACAAGTAACAAACAACTTCAGAAGAATATTAGGGGTCAAATGAATCGTACATATCCAAACAGAAAACGCTTGAGATATCATACAGATGTTTCCAATTTTAATCAGAGTCCTTCTGACAAATCAGGAAGTCATGATGGTGAAGTCGGAGCAACTTCAAATCATTCTTTGTTGGCATATCATCCTCCAGCTGGATCTTCTGTTAAGGGTAATCTCCCACATTGGCTAAGAGAAGTGATTAGTCTCCCTCCTCCAAGGCCAACAGAGCCAGCCTTGCCTCATCATGATTCACAAGTGAACCTGCTTTATGATGACCACCAGCAGGTTATCCCACCTGTTTGCAGTCCTAGTGAGCTGCCATTGCCCCAAACAAATCCTCATCAAGGACTGAGGAAGAATGAAATCAATTGCAAGTTTGATGGCCATGCAACATCTGACATACCATTAACCACCCTTTGCTCGATGGGAAGCAGATTTGGTCATCTATCGATGATGGGGTCAAGCTCTATAATGCCCGAGGCAGAGAATCAAATCTCGAAGGACAGAACTGATTTGAACCCAGCATGTTCATTATCTATTAGTAAAACAAAAGACTTGATTGTCATTGGGAGTGACGCTTCTTCCGAGGAGACAATATCAGATGATAAAAGTGGTCAGCCTTAG